The following coding sequences lie in one Candidatus Rokuibacteriota bacterium genomic window:
- a CDS encoding transposase, whose amino-acid sequence MSQERSEARCYDMLRQARWPNGMTCPGCGGRRITTHSRSPRTPRRRYLCLSCRRTFSDLTATPLAQTNLPLAKWFECLRLLPGRHTTAGLAKALDVKWDTAVRLQRQLATSPGRPGLVQRLRQILGEADHG is encoded by the coding sequence GTGAGTCAGGAGCGCAGCGAGGCTCGGTGCTACGACATGCTCCGGCAGGCACGCTGGCCGAACGGGATGACGTGCCCCGGATGCGGCGGGAGGCGGATCACGACTCATTCGAGGTCTCCGAGGACGCCGCGGCGGCGCTATCTGTGCCTCTCCTGCCGCCGGACGTTCAGCGATCTCACGGCGACACCCCTCGCCCAGACCAATCTTCCGCTGGCCAAGTGGTTCGAGTGCCTGCGTCTGCTGCCGGGTCGCCACACGACGGCGGGTCTCGCGAAGGCGCTGGACGTGAAGTGGGACACCGCGGTGCGGCTGCAGCGGCAGCTGGCGACCAGCCCGGGGCGGCCCGGCCTTGTCCAGCGGCTTCGCCAGATCCTGGGTGAGGCGGATCACGGCTGA